The window GCGTCGCGCCGGGCAGCCGGGCGGCGATCTGGTCGCGCTGCTGCACCGCGGCCTGGACGCCAAGCGTCAACACCAGCAACCCGGCCATGGCGGCCAGGCTGCGCCGCACCCACGGCCGCTGCCAGACGTCCCTCTCGGGTGCGGACTGCACCTTGAGGAAGGACACCGGGCGCGGCTCCTCCAGCGCCGCATCGACCTCGGCCGCGGCGGGTGGCGCGATGTAGGCCGACTCCTCGGGCAGGGTTGACATGTCGGCGGGGAATTCGGTCAGCGACTGGGAAACCTCTTCGTCGCCGTCACCAAGCGCCGTCGGCTCGGGTTTCTCCGGTACTTCATCGACAGGATCGTCCAGCGTGGGGTCCCACGGCGCCAGGGCGGGGCCCGGGTCGTCCACCGGCGTCGCACCTTCGATACCCGGCACCGGGCGATCATCGACCGAGACCTGCGGGGCGACGGACGGGAGAGAGGGTTTCGCCAGCGGCGGCTGGAACGGGGCATCGAAGCGTGGCTGCACCACGGGCTCCGGCGGGGGCGGCACGGACCACACATAGCCGGTGCCGAATCCGGTGCCGCCGATGGGCGGCTCTTCCGGCGGCGCGGGCGCGTCCACCG of the Rhodoferax koreense genome contains:
- a CDS encoding zinc-ribbon and DUF3426 domain-containing protein, yielding MALITRCPVCGTRFKVVPDQLRISDGWVRCGECAEVFDASMDLTQSEAEPVLARTSGDVGPSGGLQSVDAPAPPEEPPIGGTGFGTGYVWSVPPPPEPVVQPRFDAPFQPPLAKPSLPSVAPQVSVDDRPVPGIEGATPVDDPGPALAPWDPTLDDPVDEVPEKPEPTALGDGDEEVSQSLTEFPADMSTLPEESAYIAPPAAAEVDAALEEPRPVSFLKVQSAPERDVWQRPWVRRSLAAMAGLLVLTLGVQAAVQQRDQIAARLPGATPLLRGLCVPLGCTVQALRQIDAIVIDSSTFTTVRHGVYRLNLVLKNRAATEIALPAIELALTDTQEQPVLRRVLQAADMVPVSGSLAADTIPPNAEWTASMELAVVDEPSVARIVGYRLLAFYP